A window from Leptothermofonsia sichuanensis E412 encodes these proteins:
- a CDS encoding ABC transporter permease, giving the protein MDIIDSTKMAVKTLTANKLRSALTMLGIIIGNASVIAMVGIGQGAQRLASEQFESLGPNVLFVSPGTREARNRTFDMPRTLVLEDARAIAAQVPSVQEVAAQRQSQLPVVYRNLNTSSLVVGTTPEFLSVRTFDMAKGRFISEQDVEKNSQVVALGSDLATRFFGNRDPIGEQVRIRGIPFQVIGVLQSKGAFLGTNQDDAAYIPITTHANRLTGRTSPYGLDLTFISISAKDADSIRAAEFQVTNLLRQRHKITGEDDFTVQTQKDILNIVGTITGGLTAMLAAIAGISLLVGGIGIMNIMLVSVTERTEEIGLRKAIGASQRDILVQFMIEAVILSAAGGLLGTAIGIGGVAAVGFVTPLKASISPVAIALAVGVSGGIGLFFGVFPARQAAKLDPIVALRSA; this is encoded by the coding sequence ATGGACATAATTGACAGCACAAAAATGGCCGTCAAGACACTGACTGCCAACAAGCTCCGGAGTGCGCTGACCATGCTGGGTATTATTATTGGCAATGCTTCCGTCATTGCCATGGTGGGTATTGGTCAGGGGGCACAACGGCTGGCATCAGAACAATTTGAATCCCTGGGACCCAATGTGTTGTTTGTTTCTCCAGGAACACGGGAAGCCCGTAACCGCACATTTGATATGCCCAGAACCCTGGTTTTGGAGGATGCCAGGGCGATCGCTGCCCAGGTCCCTTCGGTGCAGGAGGTCGCGGCCCAGCGCCAGAGCCAGTTACCAGTGGTCTACCGTAATCTCAATACCAGTTCCCTGGTCGTTGGCACAACCCCAGAATTTCTCTCCGTCCGTACCTTTGATATGGCGAAAGGGCGTTTCATCAGTGAACAGGATGTGGAGAAAAACAGCCAGGTGGTTGCCCTGGGGTCTGACCTGGCAACCCGCTTTTTTGGCAATCGTGACCCCATTGGTGAGCAGGTTCGGATCCGGGGAATTCCGTTTCAGGTGATTGGGGTATTGCAATCCAAAGGAGCCTTTCTGGGTACTAATCAGGATGATGCCGCGTACATTCCCATCACCACCCATGCCAACCGTTTAACCGGGCGCACCTCTCCCTATGGTCTGGACCTGACCTTTATCTCCATCTCTGCTAAAGATGCAGACAGCATTCGGGCAGCCGAATTTCAGGTCACTAATTTGCTGCGCCAACGGCACAAAATTACAGGGGAAGATGATTTTACGGTCCAGACCCAGAAGGACATCTTAAACATCGTCGGCACCATTACCGGTGGTTTGACGGCAATGCTGGCCGCGATCGCGGGTATCTCCCTCCTGGTGGGTGGCATTGGGATTATGAACATCATGCTGGTTTCGGTCACCGAGCGCACTGAGGAAATTGGGTTACGGAAGGCGATCGGGGCTTCCCAGCGTGACATTCTGGTGCAGTTTATGATCGAGGCAGTCATCCTGTCGGCGGCAGGTGGCTTACTGGGGACTGCGATTGGTATCGGTGGCGTTGCTGCCGTAGGCTTTGTGACTCCCCTCAAAGCGAGTATCTCCCCTGTTGCGATCGCCCTTGCGGTCGGTGTTTCCGGTGGCATCGGCTTATTCTTTGGGGTCTTTCCTGCCCGTCAGGCTGCCAAACTCGACCCCATCGTGGCACTCCGCAGTGCCTGA